A section of the Kluyveromyces lactis strain NRRL Y-1140 chromosome F complete sequence genome encodes:
- the MRPL32 gene encoding mitochondrial 54S ribosomal protein bL32m (similar to uniprot|P25348 Saccharomyces cerevisiae YCR003W MRPL32 Mitochondrial ribosomal protein of the large subunit) — protein sequence MSFGAVTESFSRVLLETATSILPRWSTPAAGTALPQKLLELLERNQREKSSPQADYFTNNGILLAVPKKKVSHQKKRQKLYAPGDKQLKMINHLNKCPSCGHYKKAHTLCMHCVGEIRHIWKAHTNVEQVEPIQEQELSELDKRILYPGRKETEYTKKLKDKDAYLERRMKTLPVERSEKKEGSH from the coding sequence ATGTCTTTTGGAGCTGTAACGGAATCTTTTAGCAGAGTGTTGCTGGAAACAGCGACATCAATATTGCCTCGTTGGAGCACTCCAGCAGCTGGTACTGCATTGCCACAGAAACTGCTGGAATTGCTTGAAAGAAACCAACGTGAAAAGTCTTCACCTCAAGCGGATTACTTTACGAATAACGGGATCCTTCTAGCTGTGCCCAAGAAGAAAGTGTCGcatcagaagaagagacAAAAGTTATATGCGCCTGGAGACAAACAGCTGAAAATGATCAACCATTTGAACAAATGCCCTTCATGTGGGCATTACAAGAAGGCACATACGCTATGTATGCATTGTGTGGGTGAAATCCGTCACATCTGGAAGGCTCACACTAACGTTGAACAAGTGGAGCCtattcaagaacaagagtTGTCTGAATTGGACAAGCGTATCTTGTATCCTggtagaaaagaaactgaataCACAAAGAAACTGAAGGACAAGGATGCTTATTTGGAGAGACGTATGAAAACTCTGCCAGTGGAGAGATctgagaagaaagaaggatCACATTAA
- the DNM1 gene encoding dynamin-related GTPase DNM1 (highly similar to uniprot|P54861 Saccharomyces cerevisiae YLL001W DNM1 Dynamin-related GTPase required for mitochondrial fission and the maintenance of mitochondrial morphology assembles on the cytoplasmic face of mitochondrial tubules at sites at which division will occur also participates in endocytosis), with protein MSSLEDLIPTVNKLQDVMYDAGIDSLDLPVLAVIGSQSSGKSSILETLVGRDFLPRGTGIVTRRPLVLQLNNIDPNSPLVYNYDNSSSTSLEQVNDEPDARTEKEMTLEDHLRKNSNYKPEIKNEWGEFLHIPGRRFYDFSEIRREIENETARIAGKEKGISRIPINLKIYSPHVLNLTLVDLPGITKVPIGEQPPDIERQIENLILEYVAKPNCIILAISPANVDLVNSESLKLAREIDPHGKRTIGVITKLDLMDQGTNALDILSGKLYPLKLGFVGVVNRSQQDIQQNKSVEEALNSEEQFFAKHPVYRTISTRCGTRYLAKLLNQVLMNHIRDKLPDIKARLNTLIGQTEQELATYGDDKVITKENRAGLVLQLMNKFATKFISSIDGTSSEISTKELCGGARIYYIYNTLFGKSLNFINPTSNLSMTDIRTAIRNSTGPRPSLFVPELAFDLLVKPQIRLLLDPSQRCVELVYEELMKICHNCGSPELARYPKLQSKLVEVVSELLRERLGPTRSYVESLIDIHKAYINTNHPNFPSATEAMAEIVEARKNKKQTERLQKQREYEKQLLLEQQQAEREMKKSDSVDETEQDLKLDSDSTATSEHDSEEENDMKQSKDSFLNYFFGKEQKSSNTKLSSRIDYNGSDNSYDIENLQIQDFKDKSADAHTKSEAATEFTEREELECELIRRLIVSYFSIVREMIEDQVPKAVMCLLVNYSKESVQNRLVTKLYKESLFDELLMEDQTLAQDREKCVNLLETYQKASGIIGDIL; from the coding sequence ATGTCAAGTCtagaagatttgattcCTACGGTGAATAAGCTACAGGATGTTATGTACGATGCAGGCATTGACAGTTTGGATCTACCGGTTTTAGCTGTTATTGGATCGCAATCTTCTGGTAAGTCTTCGATCTTGGAAACGTTGGTCGGGAGAGATTTCTTACCTCGTGGTACTGGTATTGTTACCAGACGTCCTCTAGTTCTTCAGTTGAATAATATTGATCCGAATTCTCCATTGGTTTATAATTATGacaattcttcatctacGTCACTTGAACAGGTTAATGACGAGCCAGATGCCCGCACGGAGAAGGAAATGACCTTGGAAGATcatttgagaaagaattcaaacTATAAGCCTGAAATAAAGAATGAATGGGGTGAGTTTTTACATATTCCAGGTCGTAGATTCTACGACTTTTCTGAAATTAGAAGGgaaattgaaaacgaaACTGCTAGGATTGCAGGGAAAGAGAAGGGAATAAGCAGAATTCCAATCAACTTGAAAATATATTCTCCGCATGTTTTGAACTTGACTTTAGTGGATCTACCAGGTATCACTAAGGTTCCGATTGGGGAACAGCCACCGGATATTGAAAGACAAATCGAGAATTTGATCTTGGAATATGTTGCCAAGCCAAACTGTATCATCTTGGCCATCTCCCCTGCTAATGTCGATCTCGTTAATtcagaatctttgaaattggcCAGAGAGATAGATCCCCATGGGAAAAGAACTATTGGTGTTATTACTAAATTGGATCTTATGGACCAAGGCACTAATGCTTTGGATATTTTGTCAGGGAAGTTGTATCCTTTGAAGCTAGGATTTGTCGGTGTGGTGAACAGATCCCAGCAAGACATCCAACAAAACAAAAgtgttgaagaagctttGAACTCAGAAGAACAATTCTTTGCAAAACATCCTGTTTACAGAACTATTTCAACTAGATGCGGAACCAGATACTTGGCTAAATTATTGAACCAAGTCTTGATGAATCACATTAGAGATAAATTGCCAGATATCAAAGCCAGATTAAATACCCTCATCGGACAAACCGAACAAGAATTGGCTACATATGGTGACGATAAAGTTATCACGAAAGAAAATAGAGCTGGCCTTGTTttgcaattgatgaatAAATTTGCTACTAAATTCATTTCTTCCATCGATGGTACTTCCTCGGAAATAAGCACTAAAGAACTTTGTGGTGGTGCCAGAATCTATTACATCTATAACACTCTATTCGGGAAATCTCTAAACTTCATCAACCCTACTTCTAACTTATCAATGACGGACATCAGAACAGCTATAAGAAACTCAACTGGGCCAAGACCTTCATTGTTTGTTCCAGAATTAGCATTCGATCTATTGGTTAAACCACAAATCAGATTACTTCTAGATCCATCTCAACGTTGCGTAGAATTGGTGTatgaagaattgatgaagatatgtCACAACTGTGGCTCTCCTGAGCTAGCAAGATATCCAAAACTACAAAGTAAGCTAGTCGAGGTTGTCAGTGAACTGTTGAGGGAAAGATTGGGACCAACTCGTTCTTACGTCGAAAGTTTGATTGATATTCATAAAGCGTACATTAACACAAATCATCCAAATTTCCCAAGTGCTACAGAGGCCATGGCCGAGATTGTTGAAGCtagaaagaacaaaaagCAAACGGAAAGACTTCAGAAACAGAGGGAATATGAGAAGCAGCTACTGTTAGAGCAACAACAAGCTGAACgtgaaatgaagaaatccGATTCAGTAGATGAGACAGAACAAGATTTGAAGCTTGATTCTGATTCCACAGCAACCAGCGAGCACGactctgaagaagaaaatgatatgAAGCAATCAAAGGATTCCTTCTTGAATTATTTCTTCGgcaaagaacaaaagagTTCCAATACAAAGCTTTCTTCGAGAATTGATTATAACGGCTCTGATAATTCTTATGACATCGAAAATTTGCAAATTCAAGATTTTAAAGACAAGAGCGCAGATGCCCATACCAAATCTGAAGCTGCTACCGAATTTACCGAACGTGAAGAGTTGGAATGTGAATTAATTAGAAGATTGATCGTCTCATACTTTTCCATTGTTAGAGAGATGATCGAAGATCAGGTCCCAAAGGCTGTAATGTGCTTGCTAGTAAACTATTCAAAAGAATCTGTCCAAAATAGACTAGTCACAAAGCTTTACAAAGAGTCACTCTTCGATGAACTCTTGATGGAAGATCAGACTTTAGCACAGGACCGCGAAAAATGCGTCAACCTTTTGGAAACTTATCAAAAAGCATCAGGTATTATCGGAGACATTCTATAG
- the CDC10 gene encoding septin CDC10 (highly similar to uniprot|P25342 Saccharomyces cerevisiae YCR002C CDC10 Component of the septin ring of the mother-bud neck that is required for cytokinesis septins recruit proteins to the neck and can act as a barrier to diffusion at the membrane and they comprise the 10nm filaments seen with EM) gives MASSTAAAGMTSSSDGLALVNPSSYVGFDSITSQIEHRLLKRGFQFNVMVVGHSGLGKSTLINTLFASHLVDSSTGKDITQEPISKTTEIKVSTHSLLEDRVRLNVNVIDTPGFGDQINNDKVWEPIVKYIKEQHSQYLRKELTAQRERHIVDTRVHAVLYFIQPNGKGLTELDVAALKRLTEIANVIPVIAKADTLTLNERANFRNILQEEFKKYNFRIYPYDLDDLTDEEVELNKSIRSIIPFAVVGSEKEITVNGELVRGRKTRWGAINVEDINQCEFVYLREFLIRTHLQDLIETTALIHYESFRSKQLIALKENANARTSAHMSQTSTTMLR, from the coding sequence atgGCATCTAGTACTGCTGCAGCTGGTatgacttcttcttctgatggGTTGGCTTTGGTAAATCCATCTTCTTATGTTGGGTTTGATTCGATTACTTCACAGATTGAACATCGTTTGTTGAAGAGAggatttcaattcaacgTTATGGTCGTTGGACATTCTGGTCTGGGTAAGAGTACTTTGATCAACACTTTGTTTGCATCTCACTTGGTTGATTCTTCTACTGGTAAGGACATCACTCAGGAACCAATTAGTAAGACCACCGAGATCAAGGTTTCAACACATTCTTTATTGGAAGACCGTGTACGTTTGAACGTGAACGTGATTGACACTCCAGGTTTTGGTGACCAGATAAATAACGACAAAGTTTGGGAACCTATTGTCAAGTACATCAAGGAGCAACACTCTCAATATTTACGTAAAGAGTTGACTGCTCAACGTGAAAGACACATTGTAGACACTCGAGTACATGCAGTGTTATATTTCATCCAACCTAACGGTAAGGGTCTAACAGAACTTGACGTTGCTGCTTTGAAGAGATTGACAGAAATCGCTAATGTTATCCCGGTGATCGCTAAAGCTGATACTTTGACGTTGAATGAGAGAGCTAACTTCAGAAACATCttacaagaagaatttaAAAAGTACAATTTCAGAATCTATCCATATGATTTAGACGATCTGACCGATGAAGAAGTGGAACTGAATAAAAGTATAAGATCTATTATTCCATTTGCCGTTGTAGGATCTGAAAAGGAGATTACAGTGAACGGTGAACTAGtaagaggaagaaaaactcGTTGGGGTGCCATCAATGTCGAAGACATCAACCAATGTGAGTTCGTATATTTAAGAGAATTTTTGATCAGGACACACTTGCAAGATTTGATTGAGACTACAGCTTTGATCCACTACGAAAGTTTCAGATCCAAGCAATTGATtgctttgaaggagaaCGCCAACGCTAGAACTTCTGCACACATGTCTCAgacatcaacaacaatgCTGCGTTAA